GGTCCGAGCGGCGCGGGCGCCAGCCGAGCCGCTCGGCCGCCGCGCGCGCGTCGGCGACGAGCGCGGTCGGGTCGCCCGCCCGCCGCGCCGCCACCCCGTGCGGCACCGGCGCGCCGAGCACGTCGCCGGCCGCGTCGATCACCTCGCGCACGGAGCTGCCGCGCCCGGTGCCGAGGTTGACCGGCCCGATCGTCTCGCCTGCCGCGAGCCGCTCGAGCGCGCGCAGGTGGGCGTCGGCCAGATCGCACACGTGCACGTAGTCGCGAATGCACGTGCCGTCGGGCGTGTCGTAGTCGTCGCCGAAAATCGAGATCGGCCCGCGCCGGCCGAGCCCCGCGTCGACGACGAGGGGAATGAGATGCGTCTCCGGGTCGTGGGCCTCGACCAGCGTGCCGTCCGGCCGCGCGCCGGCCGCGTTGAAGTAGCGCGGCGCGCACCAGCGCAGCCCGTGCGCCGCCGAATAGCCGGCGAGCGCGTGCTCGAACGCGAGCTTCGACGCGCCGTACGGGTTGATCGGCTCGGTGCGCGCGGTCTCGGGGATCGGCACCGCGCGCGGCTCGCCGTAGACCGCCGCGGTCGACGAAAACACGAACGACTCCACGCCCGCGGCGACCGCGGCGTCGAGCAGGCGCAGCGCCCGAACGAAGTTGACGTCGAAGTACAAACCCGGGTTCCGCACGGATTCGCCGACCTCGATCTTGCCGGCGAAGTGGACGATCGCCTCGGGCCGATGGCGCGCGAGCAGATCAGCGACCCGCTCCGCATCCCCGACGCAGCCGACGACGACCTCGACGGCGTCGGGCAGTCGCGGTCGCCCGGCGGCCGACTGGTCGTCGAGCACGACGACGCGAAGCCCCGCGTCGGCGGCGGCCCACACGAAATGCGAGCCGACGAAGCCGAGCCCGCCCGTGACGAGAACGGTCATCACGCCCCCTCCATAGCACTCATCGACGCCCCCGCGACACGCGCCGCGGCCGCGGCCGTGCGGTCGACCGGCGCATCACCGCCCCGTTCCCGGGCCGGGCCACCCGGCGAGCCGCGCCGCCAGCACCCACAGCGCCATTCCCTTGCGGTAGCAGTTGAAGCAGTGCGTGTGGCTCCACTCGCTGCACTTGCGACACGTGTCGCCGCAGCAGCCTCCCGGCGCGGCCGGACCGCAGTCGTGCACCGCGCACCACGACTCGCACCATTCGCACCGGTCGGTGCCGTCGGCGTGGAGCTGCCCGCTCGGGTCGCGCAGCTCCATGTCCTCGACGTCGAACAGCACCTTGCCGCGCTCGATCGCGTAGCGGCGAATCTGGTCGTTGCGGGCGCGCATGTGCCCGTCCGGGTCGCGCCAGGTCGGTGCGGGGCCGGTCGCGTACACGAATCGCACCGACGGAAAGTCGCGCTCGAGTTGCTCCATCTTCGCGAGGTACTCGGTCGCGACGTGCCGCTCGTCGACCTTGTCGGGCTTGCCGAGCCAGCTGCTCCACGCCCACAGAACCACGTTGTAGTCGCCGCGCGCGAGCGCCGCGCGCGTGGCCGGCTCCCACGCCGGCGTGTCCGGCCGCGGATCGAGGGACGAGTAAAACGGGTGCAGGAACCGATCGCCGTACGCGTAGCGGCCGTCGCTGGCAGCGAGCAGATCGAGCCCGTGGATGACCTGGTCGCCGTGCGACAGCCGGCCGTAGAAGATGCGCAGGTGGGATCGCGCCGCGTCGAGCCAGCGGTCGTCGATGGCGCCGAACTCGGCGATCGCGCGCCCGTCGACCACGAACGCCGGCGGCGCGGCGCCCGGCCCCGCCGGCGGCCCGGCGCCCGGGTCCGCGACCGGCGTCGGGCGCGGCCCGCGCCGGCCGCCCGCGCCGTCGGCACACGCGGCGGCCGTCGCGACGGCACACGCGGCAGCCGCGAGCCAAAACCGGGGGCGGGACGCGCGAGCGATCATCGCGCCTGCAATCTACACCACGCGCGGCGCGCGCGGGCGACAACGGACGCGCGCCGCAGCCGCGACGCGCATCGCACGCGAAAAAAAGGGCGGCCCGCAGGGGCCGCCCCGTTCGCGTAACGACGGCTCGATTAGCGGACGTGGACCTCCGCGCGGTTCGACTCGGTGCCCGCTCCGGCGCCGCGCACGCGCAACGTGTAGTCGCCGGGCGCCAGGCCCGCCGGGATGTCCACGGTGATGCCGCCCTCGGGCAGCCACTGCCGCACCGCGAGGGTGCCGCCGAGCGAGGCGGCGTCCGCGAGCTCGACGACGCGTGCGCCCTCGAGGCCGAAGACGCCGGGGATGTACAGCGGCGCGCCGCGCGTCGCCACCAGCCGCGGCGCGTCGATCCGAGCGCGGAACGTGGCGTCGCCGCCGATCTGCACGAAGCCGACGGTGCGGCTGGCTCCCTGCCACGCGAACGCGACCGCGTCCACCGCCGTCGTGCCGTCCGACCAGCGCAGCGCGAGCGCGCCGTCCCCGGGGCGGAAGAACCGGCCGGTGCCGGCCCGCGGCCCGGTGTTGCCGTCGCGGTCCGGACCGTGGAACAGGCGGACGCCGAAGATGTGCTCGATCGCCGGATCGGAATCGGCCTGGAACCGGATGTCGGCCGGGGACAGATCGGCCTTCAGGTTGACGAGCCAGACCGCCATGCCGTCGTCGGCCACGTCCGAATCGTACGCGCCGTCGGTCGAGCGCGCTTCGAGCACGAAGAACTCGCGGGTGCCGCGCGCGGGATCGAACAGGATGACGGGACGTTTGCCCTCGTAGCCGTAGGTGCCGAACGCGCCGGGGGTGTACAGCGTCTCCACCGTGGCCGGCTGGCCGATGGCGACCACGCGCGGGCGGATCCAGCCCCAGTGCATCTTGTGCCACGCGTCGAACTGGAAGCTCCGGGTGTCGTTGCTCCCGGTGCAGGTGGCGGCGGCCGTCGACGCCGCGGCGTTCCACCGCGCCCCCGGACCGTAGATGTCCCACATGGTCAGTTGATGCGCGATCTCGTGCGCGATGGTGGTCAGGTTGGCCAACTCCCCCACGAAGCTGACGCTCGACAGGCACACGTTGGCGCTCGCGCCGGCGGGGCGCACGCACGACACCGGGCGGGTCTGCCCGCAGCCCTGGCCGTCTTTGTTCACCACGACGACCGTGAGTTCGTCAGACGTCACCGTGCCGTCGCCGTTCCGGTCGTACCGGTCGAAGGCAAAGCCGGCCGCGGCGGCCGCCTGGATCGCGCTGGCGTCGTTGGCGGTCGGCGTGACGACCTGCACGACGCCGGCCTGGGCGAACGTGAACTTCCCGTACGAGTTGGCGCGGAAGAACCCCGGGATCGTCTTTGGTCCGGGGCCGAAGACCAGCTGGCGGTAGAAGGCCGCTCCCTGGCTGGTCGCCGGCACGATCGCCGACGCGGTGCGGACGATGACGAGCAGCGGCCGCGTCCCCTCGACCGGGTTGCGGTTGTACCCGAACGCCTCGGGCTCGGGTGTCGTCTCCATCCAGAAGCCGGGCGGGAAGATGTAGCCGAGCGTGCGCCAGCGCCGGTAGCCGGCCTCGTCCCACGTGGGGTCGGCGGTGGCGGCGTAGTCGTCGCTGCTGTAGACGAAGTCGAGCGCGACCGTGCCGGCCAGCGGCGTGTCGGCCGCGTAGCCCTCGAGCCGCACGCGGCGATAGCCGGCGCGCGTCAGCCAGCCGTCGGAGCTCGTGCCCGCCACCAGGACGTTGTCGCGCCGCGCGCCGTTCCACCACAGGTACAGCGGCGTGGTGTCGAGAGGCTGCGGGCCGTCGGGCCGCCACACTCGCCCTTCGACGCGGACGAACTGGTAGTCGGGGCTGCGGGTGTCCCCCGGGCTGCCCGCCCACGCCGCCTGGGTCGTGGTGAAGTAGTCGCGACGGCTCGGGCTGTACCAGGTGTACAGCGTCGCGAGTTGCGAGCTGCTCGGCGCGACGGTGCTCGCTTCGGCCTCGTCGCCCAGCGACTCGCCGTCGAGCGCGACCTCCGGGGATAGACAGCCCGCGCCCACCTGGAGCGCAATCGGAATGAACACTGCGTGGAAGAGCTTCATGTCCGTCAACGTGCCGCGG
This DNA window, taken from Deltaproteobacteria bacterium, encodes the following:
- the galE gene encoding UDP-glucose 4-epimerase GalE; this encodes MTVLVTGGLGFVGSHFVWAAADAGLRVVVLDDQSAAGRPRLPDAVEVVVGCVGDAERVADLLARHRPEAIVHFAGKIEVGESVRNPGLYFDVNFVRALRLLDAAVAAGVESFVFSSTAAVYGEPRAVPIPETARTEPINPYGASKLAFEHALAGYSAAHGLRWCAPRYFNAAGARPDGTLVEAHDPETHLIPLVVDAGLGRRGPISIFGDDYDTPDGTCIRDYVHVCDLADAHLRALERLAAGETIGPVNLGTGRGSSVREVIDAAGDVLGAPVPHGVAARRAGDPTALVADARAAAERLGWRPRRSDLATIVEDAVRSRRN